The Mus pahari chromosome 2, PAHARI_EIJ_v1.1, whole genome shotgun sequence genomic interval CACTTCTTCCCTCATTTATGATGTAGTCTTCAGAGCTGCACCACTAAGTTATTTCATGTAAGTTTTGTGaatttttcttgtcttgtttctctctctctctctctctctctctctctctctctctctctctctctccttccttccttccttccttccttccttccttcctttcttttggacatggtatctctgtatagccctggctgtcctggaactcactctgtagaccaggttggcctcgaactcagaaatccgcctgcctctgcctcctgagtgctgggattaaaggcggacgccaccacgcccagctttttttgagacaaggattctctgtgtagccctggaactagTATCttggaactagttctgtagaccagactggcaaaCTCTCTTCTTCCTATgcttcccgagtactgggattaaatgtgtgtaccctCACTACCTGCCAAGTTTTATGAATTTAATATTAACTTATTAACTTGTTAATACAACTTTAAGggcataaaatacaaatataacacTGAAAAATATAACGAATGAGTTCCATTAATAGCCTATCAGCCGCACCTACCTGTTATTAATAAAGAACATGTGTGTTTACCTGACTAGAATATTTTAGATTAGATAGTAGCTCTGTGAATGAGTTCACAGTCTTACATTTTCATCAAAATCCATGAAGTTTGACACTACTTTGACGTTTGAGTGATAAACTCCAGCCTGCCGGATAACTTCTTCAAGTACATCACCGATACCAGCGGAAAATATGAACACAGGGATACCGTGCTGTTGAAGTTTACCGAAGAAATTCTCATATCCTTCCCTGCAAGTGGAAGGAGGCACAGTGTGTTTATGAGAAAGATTTTTAGCTTTTTCACTTCGACGGtataaagcaaaatatttccACCTGTTTCTACAAATCCCATCCTCATTCTAAAACAATGACCAAGCCAACAGCTGACTCTTTACCTTGCTATGAATTCTAGCAGTTCAGGTTAGGTGTTTTTTATTTAGACTTACACTGAGCACGGATAAAAGCCTACAATTTTCACCATACCGTGAAAAGCCACTAGGGTGTTCTGATCCTCCACCAGAATAGAGAGCGGCAAACCCAAGCTATAAGCTCTTTCCCAGCCACTGCTCCTTTTCGCGAccttttatttatgtactttaatGGGCttcagacacatatacagcactctctctctgttcattcatccccacatcctttcttctctggatGGCCCCTTCTTCTCACCAAACACTTCATCTGCCTTCATGCCACACACAGGTTTAGAGGAAAGCAAATCATAGTATTCATTCCCATCCCCTTACTATCTTGTCTTCTTCTTTTGCCTCTATGTTCTTATcaaatgtatgtatatctataaatacatgtatacttAAGGCTACATATCctgtatatgagagaaaatgtaTGATACTTGTCTAATTCTGGCTTATTTCTCTTAACATGATTGATTACCTTTAAATCTACCCATTTTCCTAAAAATGACATAAACTCATTCTTGTTcataaaatcttaaaatctaCTCTTCCCTTTTCACTCTTTAGCTACAGGTTAAATTAAGCTCGGTGCTTAGCAGTGGGACATTCAATTGTCCTTACTCTTTGACAATtgaatcttttcttcttcaatcaTAATCATTATCATCCCAGGGCAATATGATAACGTGGTTGGGTGTAGTTTAGTGGCAGAGTGATTGCCCAACACGTgaaaggccccaggttcaataaCCAGGACAGAGGGAAGCAAAAAACAGCTTTGTCATATTTGCCCAAcaagttgaaagaaaaataaggctGGTAAAAGTACTGAAAGTAAGCTGGATTTTCACACAATAATAATCCATACTGTaaatatcctgtgtgtgtgtgtgtgtttgtgtgtgtgtgtgtgttgtgtagtaCTTGACTTAGTTGGCCTTCAACTGGCTGTGACTTCCctaacctctgcctcctgaattctgtaATCACAGGTTTTGACACTATGCCAAATCCTTGTAAATCTTTTACCTGCATATTAAAATGTTCCTGTAAAGTTTCAAAGCATGAGAATTTCAAAGCTAGATTCTTGTCAATTTAGAAACAATTCTTAGTTAAAACCTTTAAGGCTTATAAATATTTCCTTCAAATTTCATATCTTTCAAAACTTTTCctaaaaaaaatttgaaaatattggtTATGTAAGTCTGTACAtcaatcttaaaattaaaacaaatttggaGAAAGTAAAtacaaatcataatttaaatCTTCCAATGCACTTACCACCATAGCAAATCTAACTGAAAAAACAACcccttttagacagggtttcatgtcCCCCAAGCTGGCCTCTGACACCTCTTTCACTcagtatcctcctgcctctactcccaaacgctgggattttaggcatgcaccactatgcctaggatttaaaaaaatgtttttaaattttattttatgtgtatgggtgttctgcctgcatgtgtctctgtgtatcttatgcattcctggtgcccatggaggccagaaaagagtgttgggtcccctggaactggagttacagattgcaGTGAGCTGACATGTAGGCGCTGGGAACCCAACGCTGCTCCTCTTCCAGATCAGCAAGGGCCCTTAACTCTCCTCTGCAGCCCCCACCATGCCAGTTTTACTCAGTGCTCAGATCAAGCTAAGAGCTGTGGGCattgctagacaagcactctgccaactgagctacaccccaaccACAGCAGCTCTACCCTCAGATGGTATTCTTATTGCAGCACTAGCCATTTTGTGACACTGATATCTTATTTAATGAATCATGTGATagctaatttttaattaaagcacATAATTGGATATATACTACAGCAGTTAATtctgcagaaatagaaacaacaaaacacaggagACTTACTTGAGCATAACATCAGAGTCAGCCACAATCTCTTTAAGTTTGGCTTTTGGTATGCCTTGTTCAATAAGCAAACCATGCGATTTGGTATACCTGGAGTTTATGAtcaaaggaggggagaaagatcagttaaaatattaaaactgctATCTTTATTGCATCATCCCTGAGTGAGTGCTAGTCATCACCGTGTGGACTTAACTCTTTGACACCGAGGAGCTTAAAACGTGTGATGGTGTTCTCCCCCAGCGTCCCAGATCCCACAGGCTCAGGTTTAGATATATGTCGGTAAGGAAGCCTGGAGACAGCTGTAAGCCTTTCTTCCCTCAGCCTACAGAGAGGGTCCAGGCTAACTGGGGCTCTCAGCTTCTTCATCCTTTCAGAAATAAGCTAAGTAATTCTTTAATCAGCTAGCAACTTAAATTTTCATGAAATCTCATAGTAGTGGAATATGcctattgtaaaagaaaaattcttggCAGGAAAGTGTTACACATACACTGGCCTGCTTAGAACCtaattccctttttaaaaataaatttatttatttaatgtatgtgagtacactgtccagccttcagacacaccagaagagggcatcagatcccattacagatggttgtgagccaccatgtggttgctgggaattgaactcaggagctctggaagagcagtcagtgctcttaaccgctgagccatctctccagctttaaGAACCTAATTCTTTACAACTATGAAAACTCCCTTCTCCCAGGAGGAACCCCAATGTTTACTTAATAACTGAATGCCCCTAAGTGATCTGAAGCGatgctccttccttcccatcccttttccctctcctttcttcttgtggGACAGCTTAGTGTTAGAAAGCCCCATCTGACTGGGCTCACTGTGAGAGCCAGGGCAGCCTCAAACCAgaagcaatccccctgcctcagctttccaagtttaaggattacaggtatgtaagAGAGACTGTCTCTGTGGCCAGAGCTCATTCCAACCGCAGATAAAAGGAACTGCAAAACTGTCCTTTCTCCATACAGAAATCAATCTTTTTAAGTGTTCCGCAGCTAGCTCCAGTTTTGACTCTACATGTGGGGAGAGAAAAATCTCTTTTCAACATTTAATACACACACTGGTGAACTGTCCATGCTCCCTGACAGCTCCTGGGAATATTCTTGGTCTCTTACAAGCACTTTCCGCTTCCTAGAATGCTTCTCAGCAGATCTGGCTCTGGTTTTTGTAGCATCCTGGTGGACTCCTCTGAGCCTCTAAGTTTATCAAGGTTTGTCTTGTCCTGGATTTCCACGCAAACCTCTCACTGTGGTCTCCAAGCACGTTGCAGTCTGATGAACACAGCCAACACCAGAGGCCCTGTCCTCCACATTAGGACAGACGCAGTGAGGATCCTcgtttttttctttgtacttagATTATGGCTAATGAGCTTTTAATTAAAGATGTAGTTTTTAAGACTTCTGTGCCAGactttttatttactcttatAGCATATCATCTTAAGGCATATCACAGGTTGTTAATTCATTGCAGTGACTatgtttttctgtattcattaccTGTGTACCTATCTGTGTACAGTAAAGGAGGAAACAAGACCCCAGTTTTAACTGGGCCACTGGGTCATTAGCACTTCAGTGCTCCCCACTGCCCATAGCTACTCACCATTCTACCATGTAAGGGAACTTCTCTTCCACGGTGAGAACAGGATCAACCTCAATAGCGTAATACTGCTCCTTTAACTGCAGTAACTGGAAAGAAATGAGTGACTTAGTTGTGAGGGTGTGCAGTTTTATCATTTACCTAGCTATTACAGAAAACAGTGCAAACAATAAAAGCCTATACGCCACTTTtcagtaaaaatgaaaactgGAGACGGTTTGCTCTTCACTTACATGTAGTTAGATTCACCTGCAGACGCAACCTTACCCCAAGACAGCAATTCAATGAGACCTGACGTCATTAGAGAAAGTGTGGGTTTATTTTCAGGCTCTGTTCTGCTGTGCTGCGGTACTGCAGACTGAATGTGAGGCACTGCTCCTGTTAGGCAAGTGATCTAGTTGAccagcctctgctctcctgcccagcccagttttactttctattttggGCCACATTCTTTGCTATGTTACCCAGGTGGCCTTGAACATTCAAATCCTTCTGCCACAGGCTGTAGTAGGATTGCAGCCTGCAACCACCAGACCTGAAAAGTTTAGTCCTAAAATCAAGAAATTAACTTTGATGGGAACCATGAGTTGCCCTGTTAGACAGAGGCAGGCACCCCAGGAGCACTTTGATCAGTTTAAGAGGGCAAATCATTATGAGACCGTTGCATTCCTAGTTAATGTAAGAACCCAGAGTGTTCTAATAACAACTTCTAAAGCCGATTGTGCTAGCAATGGTTGCACGCCCCATAGTCCTCGCACCTGGGAGGTCAAGGAAAGGGGAACAGAATCTCTAGGTGTTATTCAGCTAGCCATTGAGTTCAAAGCCCAATCTGGGCCCAATGAGACCCCAtcttggaaaagaaaagctaagaTAGAATTCATACaatagccaggtagtggtggcccatgcctttaattccagcacttggaagcaaaggcaggcagatttctgagtttgaggccagcctggtccacagagtgagttccagaacagccagggctacacagagaaaccctgtcttggaaaaccaaaaaaaaaaaaaaaatcatacaattaACTTGATACTTATCGAGTGCTTATTGTGTGCCAGATACGACTGCAAGCACTTAGCATTTATTTCATGTCTTTTAAGTGGAGGACAAGTATCACCATGGAGCAAATGCTGGCCCTAAACTTGGCACTCTAGTCTGGGATGTTTATGCTCTCATGCCTAGCTTCTGACACTCATTCCTTCtgaggggaaacaaaacaaactaaaacacacAACCCTAAATCAGTGGAGGCAATGAAAGACTTAGCTACGCTTCTGTAATGATTTGATATTTACCTTTCTTCGACATTCATCTGTAACAAGCTTACAGTTGTCAATGATatctagagagagagaacaatataGGCATTAAACTATTTTGGTTGATGCTACCACTAATAAAGATAACTTGCTTCTTTTGTCTTTAAGAGCCAAGTCAATTACTGTGGTTATTGCAAAATTTGCCCTCAATGCTGTCCTTCAAATGGCCTTACTCCAGGAGGCGATGGGTTCAGAATCTGAGATTTAGTAATTCTTCCCATATACCACCCAGCTAAATGTTCAATATATTCACACAATCAATTGTATActattttcatttccatgttcCTTTTTAATAGAAGCAACAAATACATCTCACAGTAtataaatttctttctctttctattttgagacagggtgtgttGGGTGGTTTACGTTAATGTGACACAAACTACAGTCACCTGGGAacagagaacctcaactgaggaactgcATTTAACAGACTGGCTTAtggccatgtctgtgggggattttGCTTGATTAATAAATGgtgtaggaaggcccagcccacttgGGTGAGTCTACCCCGACAAGGTGGTCCTGGATAGTGTAAGAAAGCAAggcgagcaagccagtaagccttcacggtctctgcttcagttcctgccttggtttccctagATGACGGACTGTAAccagaaagccaaataaaccccttctttccCCAAGTTGGTTTGACTTGGACCTAAGGACTCATGCaatccaggctggttttgaatttaggatccttctgcctccactgctccactgctgggattatagacacaaGCCAACTATACCCAGTTTATGTCATcttagaaactgaacccagggcttcatatatGCAAGGCCTCCACTCTACCATGGGGAACTACATGTACCCCAGCCACGAAAGATACCGTTTTCTTAAGAATGGTACTTCATGGGGAAATATGAAAAAGCTATAACTACTAGTATTTTAGTATATTTCATTTCAAAGGTTTTATTACTAATGAACTAGGTAAAATGAGCTCAAGTTAAATctagttcttttcatttcctatgtgtgtgtgtgtgtgtgtgtgtgtgtgtgtgtgtgtatctatctatctatctataaaattaaaactctATAAATACCACTCATAATGATTGTACAGATTCTGGTATGTGGATGTGACAGAATTTTAGCTGCCTTCCAAGCTGTTGTCATTATAAATAACTTAATTTTGTGTTGTCAGAAATCAATGTCAGGGCTCTACACATGCTAGGCTAGTGCCTTACTACTGAGATTCATCCTTAACCCAGAGTGAGCCAGCTGGTTTTCTATCAATTCCAACACAAACTAGGGTCATCTGGGGACAAGGAACCACAAAGGAACCACagttgagaaaacacctccatcaGACGGggctgtgggcaagtctgtgggacatttcttGACTGAGGACAGATGTGGAAAGGGCCAGCTCACCGTGGGTGGTTCCACCCTAGATTGTgttaagaaagcaggttgagcaagccgtAGGGGAGCAAGCTAGatagcagcatttctccatggtctctgcatgagctcctgctTGACCTCTTGTCTTCCCTCTATTGCTCCAACTGCAAGcaacataaaccctttcctccccaggctgcttttggtcatagtgtttacgACAGCAATAGAAATCTAACTAATAAACAACATTTGATAACTTTTTTTGGTTATCCCCAAATGTAAAACCTTTCAAGTATTTCCTGGGTAATAAATAGACTATAAACAGTGAGAAATATTTTGGTGTCTTCATCCATTCCCTTTTTTTCTAAAAGCCTATGTGAAAGTAACCATTCATATAGGATGAGCACAAACCATTCCTGGAAACATAACAAGAAGCAAGTTTCTTCACTTTTAACATCAAAAAGAGAAAGGTACACTGAAGCCCTTGTCGCTTCattgataaatatttatgattacACTCATGTATGTGTTGAGTAGTATCTCACTTACTATGACACGTTGGGCATCTTTTCCCATTGTAGGAAAACCTACTTAGAGTCATGTCAAAGTCTGTTATTATCtgtaagaaaaaggagaaggcaaAATTGTAAACAAGTCGACCACGATCAGAGGCTACTGAGCTCAGCAAATACAGACCCTGCAGCCTTTCACCCGGAAGCACTCCCTTCAATCACAGACCCTGCAGCCTTTCACCCGGAAGCACTCCCTTCAatcacagcactagggaggctgagacTAGCGGATCtctgtagttccaggacagcttggcccacagagtgagttccaggacagccaggactgcaatACAGAGAcactctgttttgaaaacaagaaaaacaaagtatctgtgtgtgtcaaTGCGAGTACACCACGCTCTGGTATGTGTGGGCCGGAGGACAACTTCTAGGAGTTGGTTCTCCACGTCCactttattgaggcagggtctcatttgTTTCTGATACCTTGCTCCGGATATGActtaaatagataataaattagCTTTTAGGCACTTAAAATAACAAAGGAATTCTTAAAATGAAGTTGGAATAAGtaacttcttcagtttcttcccatTTGGTTTAATTCTATACTTAACGAAGAATAAGCTTCAGCCTGGGATGATGCCTGCCCacgattccagcacttgggagttggaaACAAACCATAAAAATCCCAGACCAACAGTGAGAGAAACAGGTAAACCTCAACTGTCCCTCACAGAGTTACACTTTAATTAGACAGCGACTAAGTTAATTAACATACAGAATAACTTGAAACTGTACTCTTTTTAACTGTGACTTCTGAAATGGTTTAACATGTTTATAGTACTAGTTACCTTAGAACttaatacaaacaagcaaacaaagaatttacaaagattttttttatcaaaGCAGGAGACTAATGAACGAGCTCTCTCCTGCAG includes:
- the Nt5c3a gene encoding cytosolic 5'-nucleotidase 3A isoform X3 is translated as MPEFQKSSVRIKNPTRVEEIICGLIKGGAAKLQIITDFDMTLSRFSYNGKRCPTCHNIIDNCKLVTDECRRKLLQLKEQYYAIEVDPVLTVEEKFPYMVEWYTKSHGLLIEQGIPKAKLKEIVADSDVMLKEGYENFFGKLQQHGIPVFIFSAGIGDVLEEVIRQAGVYHSNVKVVSNFMDFDENGVLKGFKGELIHVFNKHDGALKNTEYFSQLKDNSNIILLGDSQGDLRMADGVANVEHILKIGYLNDRVDELLEKYMDSYDIVLVKEESLEVVNSILQKTL
- the Nt5c3a gene encoding cytosolic 5'-nucleotidase 3A isoform X2 — its product is MTNQESAVHLKMMPEFQKSSVRIKNPTRVEEIICGLIKGGAAKLQIITDFDMTLSRFSYNGKRCPTCHNIIDNCKLVTDECRRKLLQLKEQYYAIEVDPVLTVEEKFPYMVEWYTKSHGLLIEQGIPKAKLKEIVADSDVMLKEGYENFFGKLQQHGIPVFIFSAGIGDVLEEVIRQAGVYHSNVKVVSNFMDFDENGVLKGFKGELIHVFNKHDGALKNTEYFSQLKDNSNIILLGDSQGDLRMADGVANVEHILKIGYLNDRVDELLEKYMDSYDIVLVKEESLEVVNSILQKTL